The following proteins are encoded in a genomic region of Ananas comosus cultivar F153 linkage group 25, ASM154086v1, whole genome shotgun sequence:
- the LOC109728948 gene encoding protein S-acyltransferase 10-like isoform X2, whose translation MPTFGLADSFFRRFPSFADRDKRLEQCIKVVWILLHVVSVGGLFLCDTDLIWRAKDHAWNVLDAMKIATETHVNSTQSAPGTGNMSTSWRNGSSLWSKLATDLYPPGLPSRITTCADCHIIQPPRSKHCHDCHQCVLRFDHHCLWLGTCIGKGNHSRYWWYIFEETILCIWTAILYLAFLRSKAMKAWWKDFFGTVMFVVLIICLLPLLALLLFQSYLALTNQTTYEFIRGRRIDYLRGAPAGIHPFRKGMCANLYSFCCSCNSKYTLEAVPSREELEARARPYTCLDIACCRCC comes from the exons ATGCCGACTTTCGGGCTGGCCGACTCTTTCTTCCGCCGCTTTCCCTCCTTCGCCGATCGCG ATAAGAGATTGGAGCAGTGTATAAAGGTGGTTTGGATTCTGCTTCATGTGGTCTCAGTCGGGGGATTGTTCCTCTGCGACACTGACTTGATTTGGAGAGCCAAGGATCATGCTTG GAATGTTCTTGATGCAATGAAGATTGCAACTGAGACGCATGTCAAT AGTACGCAATCTGCACCAGGAACTGGAAACATGAGTACTTCTTGGAGAAATGGTTCGTCGTTATGGTCGAAGCTAGCGACGGATCTCTATCCTCCTGGACTACCCAGCAG GATTACAACATGCGCTGATTGTCATATCATTCAg CCTCCACGTTCAAAGCATTGCCATGATTGCCACCAATGTGTTCTTCGGTTCGATCATCATTGTCTTTGGTTAGGAACATGCATTGGGAAAGGAAATCATTCTCGATACTG GTGGTACATCTTTGAAGAAACAATCCTCTGCATATGGACCGCAATTTTGTATCTCGCTTTCCTGAGATCAAAAGCTATGAAAGCATG GTGGAAGGATTTTTTCGGTACAGTTATGTTTGTTGTGTTGATCATCTGTTTGTTGCCGCTGCTTGCTCTGCTGCTTTTCCAAAG CTACCTTGCATTGACAAATCAAACAACCTACGAGTTCATTCGAGGGCGTCGGATAGACTATTTAAG GGGAGCTCCAGCTGGGATTCATCCGTTTAGGAAGGGTATGTGCGCAAATTTGTATTCATTTTGTTGCTCATGCAATAGCAAGTACACTTTAGAGGCAGTGCCGTCAAGGGAAGAGTTAGAAGCTAGAGCAAGACCTTACACATGCCTTGATATTGCATGCTGCCGATGCTGCTGA
- the LOC109728948 gene encoding protein S-acyltransferase 10-like isoform X1, with product MPTFGLADSFFRRFPSFADRDKRLEQCIKVVWILLHVVSVGGLFLCDTDLIWRAKDHAWCTVVYFLLLLATVFQYFLTSRSSPGNVLDAMKIATETHVNSTQSAPGTGNMSTSWRNGSSLWSKLATDLYPPGLPSRITTCADCHIIQPPRSKHCHDCHQCVLRFDHHCLWLGTCIGKGNHSRYWWYIFEETILCIWTAILYLAFLRSKAMKAWWKDFFGTVMFVVLIICLLPLLALLLFQSYLALTNQTTYEFIRGRRIDYLRGAPAGIHPFRKGMCANLYSFCCSCNSKYTLEAVPSREELEARARPYTCLDIACCRCC from the exons ATGCCGACTTTCGGGCTGGCCGACTCTTTCTTCCGCCGCTTTCCCTCCTTCGCCGATCGCG ATAAGAGATTGGAGCAGTGTATAAAGGTGGTTTGGATTCTGCTTCATGTGGTCTCAGTCGGGGGATTGTTCCTCTGCGACACTGACTTGATTTGGAGAGCCAAGGATCATGCTTG GTGTACTGTAGTGTACTTCCTGCTGCTTTTGGCTACTGTATTCCAATATTTCTTGACATCTCGTTCGTCGCCAGG GAATGTTCTTGATGCAATGAAGATTGCAACTGAGACGCATGTCAAT AGTACGCAATCTGCACCAGGAACTGGAAACATGAGTACTTCTTGGAGAAATGGTTCGTCGTTATGGTCGAAGCTAGCGACGGATCTCTATCCTCCTGGACTACCCAGCAG GATTACAACATGCGCTGATTGTCATATCATTCAg CCTCCACGTTCAAAGCATTGCCATGATTGCCACCAATGTGTTCTTCGGTTCGATCATCATTGTCTTTGGTTAGGAACATGCATTGGGAAAGGAAATCATTCTCGATACTG GTGGTACATCTTTGAAGAAACAATCCTCTGCATATGGACCGCAATTTTGTATCTCGCTTTCCTGAGATCAAAAGCTATGAAAGCATG GTGGAAGGATTTTTTCGGTACAGTTATGTTTGTTGTGTTGATCATCTGTTTGTTGCCGCTGCTTGCTCTGCTGCTTTTCCAAAG CTACCTTGCATTGACAAATCAAACAACCTACGAGTTCATTCGAGGGCGTCGGATAGACTATTTAAG GGGAGCTCCAGCTGGGATTCATCCGTTTAGGAAGGGTATGTGCGCAAATTTGTATTCATTTTGTTGCTCATGCAATAGCAAGTACACTTTAGAGGCAGTGCCGTCAAGGGAAGAGTTAGAAGCTAGAGCAAGACCTTACACATGCCTTGATATTGCATGCTGCCGATGCTGCTGA
- the LOC109728975 gene encoding auxin-responsive protein SAUR66-like translates to MVNPKRLIEMVRKWQKVAALGRRRITSIENNGDTAPEASSTTIASKGHVFVYTADGNRFMVPLKYLRSDIFRELFKRSEEEFGLPTDGPIMLPCDAAFMAHIISLLRRRVSVDVEKAVLASIADYSRCTAVSAVLPKQQIIVYGF, encoded by the coding sequence ATGGTCAATCCGAAGAGGCTCATCGAGATGGTGCGCAAGTGGCAGAAGGTGGCTGCTTTAGGTAGGAGAAGAATCACGTCGATAGAGAACAACGGCGATACCGCACCGGAGGCTAGTAGTACGACGATCGCCAGCAAGGGCCATGTCTTTGTGTACACTGCCGACGGAAACCGATTCATGGTTCCGCTGAAGTACTTGAGGAGTGACATATTTCGGGAGCTGTTCAAGAGGTCAGAGGAAGAGTTTGGATTGCCGACCGACGGGCCGATCATGTTGCCGTGCGACGCGGCCTTCATGGCCCACATTATCTCATTGCTGAGGAGAAGAGTTTCTGTCGACGTGGAGAAGGCGGTGCTCGCCTCCATCGCAGATTACAGTCGTTGCACCGCAGTGTCTGCAGTGCTTCCTAAGCAGCAGATCATTGTCTATGGCTTCTAA
- the LOC109728977 gene encoding auxin-responsive protein SAUR36-like, with protein sequence MAKKWQRMAASGMRRIAMARRDAGLGSEACSTSVAEKGHCVMYSMDRKRFMVLLAYLSSRIFAELFKMSEEEFGLMCDAPITLPCYAVFMEYAMSLLRRRVSEEVERALLSSILIPCHFSCSLPSVELTQHVAVCSC encoded by the coding sequence ATGGCAAAGAAGTGGCAGAGAATGGCCGCCTCGGGGATGAGAAGGATTGCGATGGCGAGAAGAGACGCAGGCCTCGGCAGTGAGGCATGCAGCACTTCAGTTGCAGAGAAGGGGCATTGTGTCATGTACAGTATGGACAGAAAGCGATTCATGGTCCTGTTGGCGTACCTTAGTAGCAGAATCTTTGCAGAGCTATTCAAGATGTCCGAAGAGGAGTTTGGATTAATGTGCGACGCGCCTATAACATTGCCCTGTTATGCAGTTTTCATGGAGTATGCGATGTCTTTGCTTAGAAGGCGAGTGTCAGAAGAGGTGGAGAGAGCACTTCTCAGCTCCATTTTGATCCCTTGTCacttttcttgttctttaccTTCTGTAGAACTTACGCAACATGTAGCAGTTTGTAGCTGCTAA
- the LOC109728974 gene encoding auxin-responsive protein SAUR36-like, with protein MLHPKKLIKMAKKWQRMAALRRRRIAMTGRVAGIDSEASSTASVADKGHCVVYSIDGQRFMVPLAYLSSRILGELFKMSEEEFGLPCDGPITLPCDAAFMEYVMSLLRKGVSEEVERAIVSSLLIPRHCACSIPLVEFNQQLAVCSF; from the coding sequence ATGCTCCATCCAAAGAAGCTTATCAAAATGGCAAAGAAGTGGCAGAGAATGGCTGCCTTGAGAAGAAGAAGGATTGCAATGACAGGAAGAGTCGCAGGCATCGACAGCGAGGCATCTAGTACTGCTTCAGTTGCAGACAAGGGTCATTGTGTTGTTTACAGTATAGACGGGCAGCGATTCATGGTCCCGTTGGCGTATCTTAGTAGCAGAATCCTTGGAGAGCTCTTCAAGATGTCGGAAGAGGAGTTCGGTTTACCATGCGATGGGCCTATAACATTGCCTTGTGATGCAGCCTTCATGGAGTATGTTATGTCTTTGCTTAGAAAAGGAGTTTCGGAGGAGGTGGAGAGGGCGATTGTTAGCTCCTTATTGATTCCTCGCCACTGCGCTTGTTCCATCCCGCTAGTAGAGTTCAACCAGCAATTAGCTGTCTGCAGCTTCTAA
- the LOC109703574 gene encoding auxin-responsive protein SAUR36-like, with the protein MINPKKLVEMAKKWQRMSSTGRRRIATARRDAGLDINEACRTSVAEKGHCVVYSIDGTRFMVPLAYLSSRIFGELFKMSEEEFGLPRGPIVLPFDAIFMEYVMSLLRRRVSEEVERALLSSVSIPRACAMPPVGLDHHLAVCSF; encoded by the coding sequence ATGATCAATCCAAAGAAGCTCGTAGAAATGGCGAAGAAGTGGCAGAGGATGTCTTCCACGGGAAGACGGAGGATTGCAACTGCAAGAAGAGATGCAGGCCTCGACATTAATGAGGCATGCAGGACTTCGGTTGCAGAGAAGGGTCATTGCGTTGTGTATAGTATCGACGGAACACGATTCATGGTTCCTTTGGCATATCTTAGTAGCAGAATCTTTGGAGAGCTCTTCAAGATGTCCGAAGAGGAGTTTGGATTGCCGCGTGGGCCTATAGTGTTGCCCTTCGATGCAATCTTCATGGAATATGTGATGTCTTTGCTTCGAAGACGGGTTTCAGAAGAGGTGGAGAGAGCTCTTCTTAGCTCGGTGTCGATCCCTCGAGCATGTGCTATGCCCCCTGTAGGACTTGACCATCATTTAGCAGTTTGCAGTTTCTaa